One segment of Pan paniscus chromosome 20, NHGRI_mPanPan1-v2.0_pri, whole genome shotgun sequence DNA contains the following:
- the LOC100977661 gene encoding olfactory receptor 7A10: MKSWNNTIILEFLLLGISEEPELQPFLFGLFLSMYLVTVFGNLLIILATISDSHLHTPMYFFLSNLSFVDICFASTTVPKMLVNIQTHNKVITYAGCITQMCFFLLFVGLDNFLLTVMAYDRFVAICHPLHYMVIMNPHLCGLLVLASWIMGVLNSVLQSLMVLPLPFCTHMEIPHFFCEINQVIHLACSDTFLNDIVMYFAVALLGGCPLTGILYSYSKIVSSIRAISSAQGKYKAFSTCASHLSIVSLFYGTCLGVYLSSAATHNSHTGAAASVMYTVVTPMLNPFIYSLRNKHIKGAMKRFFRGKQ; this comes from the coding sequence ATGAAATCATGGAACAATAcaataattttagaatttcttcTCCTGGGAATTTCAGAGGAACCAGAATTGCAGCCCTTCCTCTTTGGGCTGTTCCTGTCCATGTACCTGGTCACTGTGTTCGGGAACCTGCTCATCATCCTGGCCACAATCTCAgactcccacctccacacccccatgtacttcttcctctccaacctgtCCTTCGTAGACATCTGTTTTGCGTCTACCACTGTCCCGAAGATGCTGGTGAACATCCAGACACACAACAAAGTCATCACCTATGCAGGCTGCATCACCCAGATGTGCTTTTTCTTACTCTTTGTAGGATTGGATAACTTCCTTCTGACCGTGATGGCCTATGACCGGTTTGTGGCCATTTGTCACCCTCTGCACTACATGGTCATTATGAACCCTCACCTCTGTGGACTGCTGGTTCTGGCGTCCTGGATCATGGGTGTTCTGAATTCCGTGTTACAAAGCTTAATGGTGTTGCCACTGCCCTTTTGTACGCACATGGAAATCCCTCATTTTTTCTGTGAAATtaatcaggtgatccaccttgcCTGTTCTGACACCTTTCTTAATGACATAGTGATGTATTTTGCAGTAGCGCTGCTGGGCGGTTGTCCCCTCACTGGGATCCTGTACTCTTACTCTAAGATAGTTTCCTCCATACGTGCAATCTCATCAGCTCAGGGGAAGTATAAGGCGTTTTCCACCTGTGCATCTCACCTCTCAATTGTCTCCTTATTTTATGGTACATGTTTAGGGGTGTACCTTAGTTCTGCTGCAACCCACAATTCACACACAGGTGCTGCAGCCTCAGTGATGTACACTGTGGTCACCCCCATGCTGAACCCCTTCATCTACAGTCTGAGGAATAAACACATAAAGGGTGCTATGAAAAGATTCTTCAGAGGGAAGCAATAG
- the LOC100978244 gene encoding olfactory receptor 7A5 yields the protein MEPGNDTQISEFLLLGFSQEPGLQPFLFGLFLSMYLVTVLGNLLIILATISDSHLHTPMYFFLSNLSFADICVTSTTIPKMLMNIQTQNKVITYTACLMQMYFFILFAGFENFLLAVMAYDRFVAICHPLHYMVIMNPHLCGLLVLASWTMSALYSLLQILMVVRLSFCTALEIPHFFCELNQVIQLACSDSFLNHMVIYFTVALLGGGPLTGILYSYSKIISSIHEISSAQGKYKAFSTCASHLSVVSLFYGAILGVYLSSAATRNSHSSATASVMYTVVTPMLNPFIYSLRNKDIKRALGIHLLWGTMKGQFFKKCP from the coding sequence ATGGAACCAGGAAATGATACACAAAtttcagaatttcttcttctGGGATTTTCACAAGAACCTGGACTGCAACCCTTCCTCTTTGGGCTGTTCCTGTCCATGTACCTGGTCACTGTGCTCGGGAACCTGCTCATCATCCTGGCCACAATCTCAgactcccacctccacacccccatgtacttcttcctctccaacctgtCCTTTGCTGACATTTGTGTTACTTCCACCACCATTCCAAAAATGCTGATGAACATCCAGACACAGAACAAAGTCATCACCTACACAGCCTGCCTCATGCAGATGTATTTTTTCATACTCTTTGCTGGATTTGAAAACTTCCTCCTGGCCGTGATGGCCTATGATCGGTTTGTGGCCATCTGTCACCCCCTGCACTACATGGTCATTATGAACCCTCACCTCTGTGGACTGCTGGTTCTGGCGTCCTGGACCATGAGTGCTCTGTATTCCTTGCTACAAATCTTAATGGTAGTACGGCTGTCCTTCTGCACAGCCTTAGAAATCCCCCACTTTTTCTGTGAACTTAATCAGGTCATCCAACTTGCTTGTTCTGATAGCTTTCTTAATCACATGGTGATATATTTTACAGTTGCGCTGCTGGGTGGAGGTCCCCTGACTGGGATCCTTTACTCTTACTCTAAGATAATTTCCTCCATACATGAAATCTCATCAGCTCAGGGGAAGTACAAGGCATTTTCCACCTGTGCATCTCACCTCTCAGTTGTCTCCTTATTTTATGGTGCAATCCTAGGGGTGTACCTTAGTTCTGCTGCCACCCGCAACTCACACTCAAGTGCAACAGCCTCAGTGATGTACACTGTGGTCACCCCCATGCTGAACCCCTTTATCTATAGTCTGAGGAATAAAGACATAAAGAGGGCTCTGGGAATACATTTGTTGTGGGGAACAATGAAAGGGCAATTTTTCAAGAAGTGCCCATGA